Proteins co-encoded in one Thermoplasma sp. Kam2015 genomic window:
- a CDS encoding UPF0179 family protein yields MIVLPKISLIGSSIAKEGLEFVFAGPLAACSDCRVKNVCFNLEQGHRYRVTKVREQVNPCIIFNGDKVNTVEVEELEDYVNVQESKRIQEGAIISLKSMNCDYITCPNIEKCNLYYFKPDIKVMVKSIGKEISCPKGYKMKQISISYK; encoded by the coding sequence GTGATTGTTCTGCCAAAGATAAGTCTGATCGGTAGCAGCATAGCAAAGGAAGGTCTCGAGTTTGTTTTTGCCGGTCCACTCGCAGCGTGCTCTGACTGCAGGGTGAAGAATGTCTGCTTCAATCTGGAGCAGGGACATCGCTACAGAGTCACGAAGGTCAGGGAGCAGGTAAACCCATGCATAATTTTCAACGGTGATAAAGTCAATACTGTTGAGGTGGAAGAACTCGAAGACTATGTGAACGTGCAGGAAAGTAAACGCATTCAGGAAGGGGCCATAATATCTCTTAAATCGATGAACTGCGACTACATCACGTGCCCCAATATAGAAAAGTGCAATCTCTATTATTTCAAACCTGACATCAAGGTGATGGTGAAATCGATTGGAAAGGAGATAAGCTGCCCCAAAGGATATAAGATGAAGCAGATATCCATATCATACAAATGA
- a CDS encoding DNA-directed RNA polymerase subunit K, whose amino-acid sequence MKYTKFEKARIIGARALQIAMGAPVIIDVPKNMIDPVDIAMLEFENNVIPITIKKASKILN is encoded by the coding sequence ATGAAGTATACCAAATTTGAAAAAGCAAGGATTATAGGAGCAAGAGCTCTTCAAATAGCCATGGGTGCTCCAGTTATCATCGATGTGCCTAAAAATATGATAGATCCTGTTGATATAGCAATGCTGGAGTTCGAGAATAACGTTATACCCATAACAATTAAAAAAGCTTCAAAAATTTTAAATTAA
- a CDS encoding amino acid permease has translation MVRRRSGLKRNSIGIMQGIFQSMGQVAPAADIAILLVATFSIAGSRTILSVIFGWLVYAVFMVTPYQFSKYKANAGSYYAFAAGSTESGKLGPVTALSFMYYDITGAAFGILGLSSFIFLISPRITAIPYIWILFAGAFTAYITIVTYIGIKPSLGYNAVAGLAEVLFLVIGAIIIILRVGPHNSVVPFTLPKNLGVGFSAIMFGAVFSILDFTGTGIVTTVSEEIKDPKRNIGRSILYAMILTAIAIIPATYALTVGWGISNIGSFASAPDAGIIVFGKYLGTIGVILLIIFTINSYLTNGVSKATAVGRWWYSAAGDNVIFPKVIARIHPKYRSPYMAIIVWSITSFVLDVLMGLYFGPKTAAFILEAGTGISIIIVHIMANTSLTYYTRRINRFEFLKHALAPAVATVIGLVVIYFTVSNIWTRWVTDPTPVNDAYFASFIITILWVVIGGMIVTLYYSRKRPEILKNAGEFDVENAKV, from the coding sequence ATGGTACGTAGAAGAAGTGGACTGAAAAGGAACTCAATAGGCATAATGCAGGGGATATTCCAGTCTATGGGACAGGTTGCTCCTGCCGCCGATATTGCAATATTGCTTGTGGCAACGTTTTCAATAGCCGGATCGAGGACAATACTTTCCGTGATTTTTGGGTGGCTCGTATACGCAGTATTCATGGTCACGCCCTATCAGTTCTCAAAGTACAAGGCCAACGCAGGAAGCTACTATGCATTTGCAGCTGGTTCCACAGAGAGCGGCAAGCTCGGGCCAGTAACTGCACTGAGCTTCATGTATTATGATATAACGGGCGCCGCATTTGGAATACTGGGTCTTTCATCGTTCATATTCCTGATTTCACCAAGGATAACCGCAATACCCTACATATGGATACTCTTCGCCGGTGCATTCACAGCTTACATAACGATAGTAACTTACATCGGTATAAAGCCTTCACTTGGATACAATGCCGTTGCAGGCCTTGCCGAGGTCCTGTTTCTGGTCATAGGCGCAATAATCATCATACTGAGGGTTGGGCCACATAATTCAGTGGTGCCGTTCACGCTTCCAAAGAACCTTGGGGTAGGTTTTTCAGCAATAATGTTTGGTGCTGTGTTCTCTATACTGGATTTCACGGGTACTGGAATTGTTACAACGGTCTCTGAGGAGATAAAGGACCCCAAAAGAAACATAGGTAGGTCGATCCTGTACGCCATGATTCTGACTGCTATAGCGATAATACCTGCAACTTACGCCCTAACGGTTGGCTGGGGTATAAGCAATATAGGATCGTTCGCCAGTGCACCCGACGCAGGGATAATAGTGTTTGGAAAGTATCTTGGTACGATAGGTGTGATCTTGCTGATAATATTCACGATCAACAGCTACCTCACCAATGGAGTTTCGAAGGCAACTGCGGTGGGCAGGTGGTGGTACTCCGCAGCTGGGGACAATGTGATATTTCCGAAGGTCATAGCCAGGATACATCCGAAATATCGTTCACCTTACATGGCCATAATTGTTTGGAGCATAACCTCCTTTGTTCTTGATGTGCTTATGGGGCTATACTTTGGTCCGAAAACTGCAGCGTTTATTCTTGAGGCCGGTACCGGGATATCCATAATCATAGTTCATATAATGGCTAACACATCATTGACATATTATACCAGAAGGATCAACAGATTCGAATTTTTGAAGCATGCCCTGGCGCCAGCGGTTGCGACAGTTATAGGTCTTGTGGTCATTTATTTCACCGTCTCCAACATATGGACAAGATGGGTAACGGATCCAACGCCTGTGAATGATGCCTATTTCGCCTCGTTCATTATAACCATACTCTGGGTCGTGATTGGAGGAATGATCGTGACACTTTATTATTCGAGGAAGAGACCAGAGATCCTAAAAAATGCCGGTGAGTTTGATGTGGAGAACGCAAAAGTTTAA